The Corvus hawaiiensis isolate bCorHaw1 chromosome 2, bCorHaw1.pri.cur, whole genome shotgun sequence genome includes a window with the following:
- the WDR73 gene encoding WD repeat-containing protein 73 isoform X1, whose amino-acid sequence MEAADEWLLQSLRLYRDLHAFELQAPTRIIEWARGSRVCVAGYGQSDGNEILQLIPPPTLLTKETQGLCPERDFKVECGGFSQRPVYSLKYVPDTSLLVTSGPPDSSLQVWQVSAEDSDIIKSVSPIETENDTGQSWAKIATISARAPWVLHGSRLDRVQITEVESRKNVYTAAFGGSEELSSLAFLDCNTLLLCCTTGRLCLADVRQPQSLVEAVSVPSAPCSEQWCMGTRHGAQGLEPSSQPVACLSNRGLLTLTDLRKTSEFLALAKARIPSPGSGAEFLCVSWAPALEGCLAISGFDGTVHVYDTQSWDSSGREAEPIFVHKGHAFGGAGGSGDPPLVTVHTWHLQKPRTLLSAASDGSLHVWDWVQPCGKGG is encoded by the exons ATGGAGGCGGCGGACGAGTGGCTGCTGCAGTCGCTGCGACT GTACCGCGACCTGCACGCCTTCGAGCTCCAGGCGCCTACCCGGATCATCGAATGGGCCCGCGGGAGCC GTGTCTGTGTAGCTGGCTATGGACAGTCTGACGGGAACGAGATCCTGCAGCTGATCCCACCACCAACGCTGCTGACAAAGGAGACCCAG GGTCTGTGTCCAGAGAGAGATTTCAAGGTAGAATGTGGTGGATTTTCACAGCGCCCAGTATACAGCCTGAAATATGTGCCGGACACCAG CTTGCTGGTAACGAGTGGCCCACCTGACAGCTCCCTCCAGGTCTGGCAGGTGTCAGCAGAAGACTCTG ATATTATCAAATCTGTAAGCCCcatagaaacagaaaatgacaCTGGGCAATCCTGGGCTAAAATTGCCACCATTTCAGCCAGAGCCCCATGGGTCCTTCACGGCTCAAGACTTGACAGAGTCCAGATTACAGAGGTTGAATCAAGGAAAAATGTCTACACAGCAG ctttcGGAGGCAGCGAGGAGCTCAGCAGCCTGGCCTTCCTGGACTGCAACACACTGCTTCTGTGCTGCACCACAGGCCGGCTGTGCCTGGCCGACGTCCGGCAGCCTCAGAGTCTCGTGGAGGCCGTGTCAGTGCCCTCAGCGCCATGCAGCGAGCAGTGGTGCATGGGCACCAGGCATGGAGCTCAGGGCTTGGAGCCAAGCTCCCAGCCTGTAGCTTGCCTCTCGAACAGGGGGCTCCTAACCCTGACAGACCTCAGGAAAACATCTGAGTTCTTGGCCTTGGCAAAGGCCAGAATCCCCTCTCCTGGCTCAGGTGCAGAGTTCCTGTGCGTCTCCTGGGCTCCTGCTCTGGAAGGCTGCCTTGCCATTTCAG GTTTTGATGGCACCGTGCATGTGTAtgacacacagagctgggacagctctggcagggaagcagagccCATCTTCGTTCACAAAGGCCATGCATTTGGCGGAGCAGGTGGCAGCGGGGACCCTCCCCTGGTCACTGTGCACACGTGGCATCTGCAGAAACCCAGAACTTTGTTGTCAGCAGCAAGTGATGGTTCCCTGCATGTCTGGGACTGGGTTCAGCCCTGTGGGAAGGGTGGGTAG
- the ARRB1 gene encoding beta-arrestin-1 isoform X2, with product MGDKGTRVFKKASPNGKLTVYLGKRDFVDHIDVVDPVDGVVLVDPEYLKERKVFVTLTCAFRYGREDLDVLGLTFRKDLFVANSQAFPPVPEDKKPLTRLQERLIKKLGEHAYPFTFEIPPNLPCSVTLQPGPEDTGKACGVDYEVKAFCAENLEEKIHKRNSVRLVIRKVQYAPERPGPQPMAETTRQFLMSDKPLHLEASLDKEIYYHGEPISVNVHVTNNTNKTVKKIKISVRQYADICLFNTAQYKCPVAVEDADDMVAPSSTFCKVYTLTPFLANNREKRGLALDGKLKHEDTNLASSTLLRDGANKEILGIIVSYKVKVKLVVSRGGDVAVELPFTLMHPKPREEPVHRDIPENEVPIDTNLIELDTNDDDIVFEDFARQRLKGMKDDKEDEEERTNSPQLNDSGSLRITRWPQDL from the exons GGTGTTTAAGAAAGCCAGTCCTAATGGGAAG CTCACTGTCTACCTTGGGAAGAGGGATTTCGTGGACCACATCGATGTAGTGGACCCCGTGG ATGGAGTAGTGCTGGTGGATCCTGAATAcctgaaggagagaaaag TCTTTGTGACATTGACCTGCGCCTTCCGCTATGGCCGTGAGGACTTGGATGTTCTGGGGCTGACCTTCCGCAAGGACCTGTTTGTGGCCAACTCCCAGGCCTTCCCCCCGGTCCCCGAGGACAAAAAGCCCCTGACGCGGCTGCAGGAGCGGCTTATCAAGAAGCTGGGCGAGCACGCCTACCCCTTCACCTTTGAG ATCCCCCCCAACTTGCCGTGCTCCGTCACACTGCAGCCAGGCCCAGAGGACACGGGGAAG GCCTGTGGGGTGGACTACGAGGTCAAAGCTTTCTGTGCTGAGAACCTGGAGGAGAAGATCCACAAGAG GAACTCAGTGCGCCTGGTGATCCGTAAGGTCCAGTACGCACCAGAGAGACCCGgcccccagcccatggcagagaCCACCCGGCAGTTCCTCATGTCAGATAAGCCACTGCACCTTGAGGCATCCCTGGACAAGGAG ATCTACTACCATGGGGAGCCCATCAGTGTCAACGTGCATGTCACCAACAACACCAACAAGACCGTGAAGAAGATCAAGATCTCAG TGCGCCAGTATGCCGACATCTGCCTCTTCAACACTGCCCAGTACAAGtgccctgtggctgtggagGATGCTGA TGACATGGTGGCCCCGAGCTCGACATTCTGCAAAGTCTACACCCTGACCCCCTTCCTTGCCAACAACCGGGAGAAGCGGGGGCTGGCGCTGGATGGGAAGCTCAAGCACGAGGACACCAACCTGGCCTCCAGCACGCT GTTAAGAGATGGAGCCAACAAGGAGATCCTGGGCATCATTGTCTCCTACAAGGTGAAGGTGAAGCTGGTGGTGTCACGAGGAGG CGACGTTGCAGTGGAGCTGCCCTTCACGCTGATGCATCCCAAACCCAGGGAGGAACCAGTACACCGGGACA TTCCAGAGAATGAAGTGCCCATAGATACAAATCTGATAGAACTCGATACAAA TGATGATGACATTGTGTTTGAAGACTTCGCCCGCCAGCGACTCAAAGGCATGAAGGATGacaaggaggatgaggaggagcgGACAAATTCCCCGCAGCTCAATGACAG TGGGAGCCTACGGATCACCCGATGGCCACAGGACCTATAA
- the WDR73 gene encoding WD repeat-containing protein 73 isoform X2: MVLPATTLLQAEAGALLTEAAEQFVPGWGKQECSLFLRSSVRLFCFLSLLVTSGPPDSSLQVWQVSAEDSDIIKSVSPIETENDTGQSWAKIATISARAPWVLHGSRLDRVQITEVESRKNVYTAAFGGSEELSSLAFLDCNTLLLCCTTGRLCLADVRQPQSLVEAVSVPSAPCSEQWCMGTRHGAQGLEPSSQPVACLSNRGLLTLTDLRKTSEFLALAKARIPSPGSGAEFLCVSWAPALEGCLAISGFDGTVHVYDTQSWDSSGREAEPIFVHKGHAFGGAGGSGDPPLVTVHTWHLQKPRTLLSAASDGSLHVWDWVQPCGKGG, from the exons ATGGTCCTTCCAGCCACcactctgctccaagcagaggcaggagctctgcttacagaagcagcagagcagtttgTCCCAGGCTGGGGAAAACAAGAATGTTCTCTGTTCCTGAGAAGTTCTGTGAGACTCTTCTGTTTCCTCAGCTTGCTGGTAACGAGTGGCCCACCTGACAGCTCCCTCCAGGTCTGGCAGGTGTCAGCAGAAGACTCTG ATATTATCAAATCTGTAAGCCCcatagaaacagaaaatgacaCTGGGCAATCCTGGGCTAAAATTGCCACCATTTCAGCCAGAGCCCCATGGGTCCTTCACGGCTCAAGACTTGACAGAGTCCAGATTACAGAGGTTGAATCAAGGAAAAATGTCTACACAGCAG ctttcGGAGGCAGCGAGGAGCTCAGCAGCCTGGCCTTCCTGGACTGCAACACACTGCTTCTGTGCTGCACCACAGGCCGGCTGTGCCTGGCCGACGTCCGGCAGCCTCAGAGTCTCGTGGAGGCCGTGTCAGTGCCCTCAGCGCCATGCAGCGAGCAGTGGTGCATGGGCACCAGGCATGGAGCTCAGGGCTTGGAGCCAAGCTCCCAGCCTGTAGCTTGCCTCTCGAACAGGGGGCTCCTAACCCTGACAGACCTCAGGAAAACATCTGAGTTCTTGGCCTTGGCAAAGGCCAGAATCCCCTCTCCTGGCTCAGGTGCAGAGTTCCTGTGCGTCTCCTGGGCTCCTGCTCTGGAAGGCTGCCTTGCCATTTCAG GTTTTGATGGCACCGTGCATGTGTAtgacacacagagctgggacagctctggcagggaagcagagccCATCTTCGTTCACAAAGGCCATGCATTTGGCGGAGCAGGTGGCAGCGGGGACCCTCCCCTGGTCACTGTGCACACGTGGCATCTGCAGAAACCCAGAACTTTGTTGTCAGCAGCAAGTGATGGTTCCCTGCATGTCTGGGACTGGGTTCAGCCCTGTGGGAAGGGTGGGTAG
- the ARRB1 gene encoding beta-arrestin-1 isoform X3 encodes MGDKGTRVFKKASPNGKLTVYLGKRDFVDHIDVVDPVDGVVLVDPEYLKERKVFVTLTCAFRYGREDLDVLGLTFRKDLFVANSQAFPPVPEDKKPLTRLQERLIKKLGEHAYPFTFEIPPNLPCSVTLQPGPEDTGKACGVDYEVKAFCAENLEEKIHKRNSVRLVIRKVQYAPERPGPQPMAETTRQFLMSDKPLHLEASLDKEIYYHGEPISVNVHVTNNTNKTVKKIKISVRQYADICLFNTAQYKCPVAVEDADDMVAPSSTFCKVYTLTPFLANNREKRGLALDGKLKHEDTNLASSTLLRDGANKEILGIIVSYKVKVKLVVSRGGLLGDLASSDVAVELPFTLMHPKPREEPVHRDIPENEVPIDTNLIELDTKRNCMMMTLCLKTSPASDSKA; translated from the exons GGTGTTTAAGAAAGCCAGTCCTAATGGGAAG CTCACTGTCTACCTTGGGAAGAGGGATTTCGTGGACCACATCGATGTAGTGGACCCCGTGG ATGGAGTAGTGCTGGTGGATCCTGAATAcctgaaggagagaaaag TCTTTGTGACATTGACCTGCGCCTTCCGCTATGGCCGTGAGGACTTGGATGTTCTGGGGCTGACCTTCCGCAAGGACCTGTTTGTGGCCAACTCCCAGGCCTTCCCCCCGGTCCCCGAGGACAAAAAGCCCCTGACGCGGCTGCAGGAGCGGCTTATCAAGAAGCTGGGCGAGCACGCCTACCCCTTCACCTTTGAG ATCCCCCCCAACTTGCCGTGCTCCGTCACACTGCAGCCAGGCCCAGAGGACACGGGGAAG GCCTGTGGGGTGGACTACGAGGTCAAAGCTTTCTGTGCTGAGAACCTGGAGGAGAAGATCCACAAGAG GAACTCAGTGCGCCTGGTGATCCGTAAGGTCCAGTACGCACCAGAGAGACCCGgcccccagcccatggcagagaCCACCCGGCAGTTCCTCATGTCAGATAAGCCACTGCACCTTGAGGCATCCCTGGACAAGGAG ATCTACTACCATGGGGAGCCCATCAGTGTCAACGTGCATGTCACCAACAACACCAACAAGACCGTGAAGAAGATCAAGATCTCAG TGCGCCAGTATGCCGACATCTGCCTCTTCAACACTGCCCAGTACAAGtgccctgtggctgtggagGATGCTGA TGACATGGTGGCCCCGAGCTCGACATTCTGCAAAGTCTACACCCTGACCCCCTTCCTTGCCAACAACCGGGAGAAGCGGGGGCTGGCGCTGGATGGGAAGCTCAAGCACGAGGACACCAACCTGGCCTCCAGCACGCT GTTAAGAGATGGAGCCAACAAGGAGATCCTGGGCATCATTGTCTCCTACAAGGTGAAGGTGAAGCTGGTGGTGTCACGAGGAGG CCTGCTGGGAGACCTCGCCTCCAG CGACGTTGCAGTGGAGCTGCCCTTCACGCTGATGCATCCCAAACCCAGGGAGGAACCAGTACACCGGGACA TTCCAGAGAATGAAGTGCCCATAGATACAAATCTGATAGAACTCGATACAAA GAGAAACTGCA TGATGATGACATTGTGTTTGAAGACTTCGCCCGCCAGCGACTCAAAGGCATGA
- the ARRB1 gene encoding beta-arrestin-1 isoform X1 codes for MGDKGTRVFKKASPNGKLTVYLGKRDFVDHIDVVDPVDGVVLVDPEYLKERKVFVTLTCAFRYGREDLDVLGLTFRKDLFVANSQAFPPVPEDKKPLTRLQERLIKKLGEHAYPFTFEIPPNLPCSVTLQPGPEDTGKACGVDYEVKAFCAENLEEKIHKRNSVRLVIRKVQYAPERPGPQPMAETTRQFLMSDKPLHLEASLDKEIYYHGEPISVNVHVTNNTNKTVKKIKISVRQYADICLFNTAQYKCPVAVEDADDMVAPSSTFCKVYTLTPFLANNREKRGLALDGKLKHEDTNLASSTLLRDGANKEILGIIVSYKVKVKLVVSRGGLLGDLASSDVAVELPFTLMHPKPREEPVHRDIPENEVPIDTNLIELDTNDDDIVFEDFARQRLKGMKDDKEDEEERTNSPQLNDSGSLRITRWPQDL; via the exons GGTGTTTAAGAAAGCCAGTCCTAATGGGAAG CTCACTGTCTACCTTGGGAAGAGGGATTTCGTGGACCACATCGATGTAGTGGACCCCGTGG ATGGAGTAGTGCTGGTGGATCCTGAATAcctgaaggagagaaaag TCTTTGTGACATTGACCTGCGCCTTCCGCTATGGCCGTGAGGACTTGGATGTTCTGGGGCTGACCTTCCGCAAGGACCTGTTTGTGGCCAACTCCCAGGCCTTCCCCCCGGTCCCCGAGGACAAAAAGCCCCTGACGCGGCTGCAGGAGCGGCTTATCAAGAAGCTGGGCGAGCACGCCTACCCCTTCACCTTTGAG ATCCCCCCCAACTTGCCGTGCTCCGTCACACTGCAGCCAGGCCCAGAGGACACGGGGAAG GCCTGTGGGGTGGACTACGAGGTCAAAGCTTTCTGTGCTGAGAACCTGGAGGAGAAGATCCACAAGAG GAACTCAGTGCGCCTGGTGATCCGTAAGGTCCAGTACGCACCAGAGAGACCCGgcccccagcccatggcagagaCCACCCGGCAGTTCCTCATGTCAGATAAGCCACTGCACCTTGAGGCATCCCTGGACAAGGAG ATCTACTACCATGGGGAGCCCATCAGTGTCAACGTGCATGTCACCAACAACACCAACAAGACCGTGAAGAAGATCAAGATCTCAG TGCGCCAGTATGCCGACATCTGCCTCTTCAACACTGCCCAGTACAAGtgccctgtggctgtggagGATGCTGA TGACATGGTGGCCCCGAGCTCGACATTCTGCAAAGTCTACACCCTGACCCCCTTCCTTGCCAACAACCGGGAGAAGCGGGGGCTGGCGCTGGATGGGAAGCTCAAGCACGAGGACACCAACCTGGCCTCCAGCACGCT GTTAAGAGATGGAGCCAACAAGGAGATCCTGGGCATCATTGTCTCCTACAAGGTGAAGGTGAAGCTGGTGGTGTCACGAGGAGG CCTGCTGGGAGACCTCGCCTCCAG CGACGTTGCAGTGGAGCTGCCCTTCACGCTGATGCATCCCAAACCCAGGGAGGAACCAGTACACCGGGACA TTCCAGAGAATGAAGTGCCCATAGATACAAATCTGATAGAACTCGATACAAA TGATGATGACATTGTGTTTGAAGACTTCGCCCGCCAGCGACTCAAAGGCATGAAGGATGacaaggaggatgaggaggagcgGACAAATTCCCCGCAGCTCAATGACAG TGGGAGCCTACGGATCACCCGATGGCCACAGGACCTATAA